The genomic DNA GGCTCCTCTTTTTAAATTTCTATCACTCAAATTTAAATGGAAATTTACTTCTCCAGCAAGGCATGCAGAGCTGCATACTAAACCTTCGCTATGTTCTCTTAAAAGTTTTTTGTTGATTCTTGGATAGTAGTAATATCCTTTTATATACGACATTGAGCTAAGATACATAAGATTTTGATATCCTACCTCATTTTTAGCAAATAGACAAAGGTGAAATCTCTGCCTACTCTCTTTGTTGCTTATATCTTCGTGATTATGTATATAAGCTTCAAGTCCTATGATAGGTTTTATACCCTCGGCTTTCATAGTTTTATAAAAATCAAGCGCCCCATACATATTTCCGTGATCGGTTATAGCGCATGATTTTATATTTAGCTCTTTTAATCTTTTGGCTAAAACTTTTATCTTGTTTGCACCGTCTAACAATGAATATTCGGTATGTAAATGTAAATGTGTGAAATCGCTCATTAGTTTTCCTTATTTGATAAATTGTATCATATAAGTACTAAAATAAAGCTTACTCGTATTAAATTTTGTAGAAAAAAAGGGCTTGAAACAAGCCCGTTTGAGATTAATCTCTTGGTCTAGCCTCATTTACTCTAAGTGCTCTACCGCCAACTTCTTTGCCATTGGTTCCTTCAATAGCTTTTTTTGCTTGTTCATCACTACTCATTTCGACAAATCCAAAACCTTTAGAACGATTTGTTTCTTTATCTTTTACAATTTTTGCGCGTGTAACTTCACCAAAACTACTAAAAACTTCTCTAAGCTCAGACTCTGTCATTCGATATGACAGATTACCAACATAAATGTTAATCACAACTACTATTCCTTACTGCTATTTATTCCGTATAAATTCGGTTGATATAATAATACCTAAATTAACCATAAAAAGCTATAGTAAATCTAAACTTTTCGTAAATATTTTCAAAATTTGTAAAAATTTGTTACAAAGCAATATAAAATTATACTTTTTATATTAATAATATTTATA from Campylobacter fetus subsp. fetus includes the following:
- a CDS encoding RNA recognition motif domain-containing protein; protein product: MNIYVGNLSYRMTESELREVFSSFGEVTRAKIVKDKETNRSKGFGFVEMSSDEQAKKAIEGTNGKEVGGRALRVNEARPRD